The Chryseobacterium phocaeense genome includes the window CTGAGCTATACAAAAGTCCCGTAGCCGGATCAAAGAAAAATTTTCCTTTTTCTGAGGATAATACATTGTAATCTTTATCGCCCATTTTCTCAACGGTTACTTCCTTAAAAGTGGTAGGATTGAATGCCAAGGCTTCAATGGTAGTTCCTTTTTTAAGCTCAGCAATAGTCTCAGCCGGGAAATCAGATTTCTGGCCTGCTCTTTCAATATACCCTTTTTCACCGTCGAACACCTGGGTTACTTTCTGTCCCATAGCGGTCTGCACGGATTTGAATTTATTGCCCTGTTTCATTGTGCTCATGGTGACGTCCATCCCCTGAACATTAAGTGTATTATCTGTAATGCTAGACTTTACGGCTTCTAATTTGGCCTTGCCTCCCAAAGCTTTGAAGTAATTATCAACAACCTGGTTTGGGGTAAGTTTGGATTTTACAACTTCCGTCTTTGCGGGAGCTGTACTGGTCTGCTGAGCTGTTGCAGGTACTGAAAAAAGTACGGCACAGAAAAACGGAATGATGATCTTTTTCATATCTATAATAAGTTTAGGATGTAAATATAGGAATATTGCACACAACAACTAAGCCACGGAACATTAATCCTTGGATAGTTTATAATTCTCGGGGTATACATTAAGATTTTTTAACGGATTTTAATTTTTAATGCTTTTTAAACCATTAAGATTCTTATTAAGTTTTTAAGAATATTGGATGAACTTCTCTTTAAGTAGTGATTCGTTTTTTTATGAAGTTAAATTCTTCAATATTACTTGTTCAGATTAAAAATCTGCGTAATCGGCAAGATCTGCGAGAAGCTTTTTTTTCACGAAAAGTTTTATCATTATAGTATTGATTTTAAGGAAGCTAAGAAGAATCAACAAGTTGATTTGATAAAGCGGAAGTTACATTAATACATAGACATAAAAAAACCTCCGATTGCGCGGAGGTTTTCAAATATTTATATTGAAATAAAATTATTTCTTAAGTTCTTCTAAAAACTCATCGTGAGAGATTTTAGTTTCTTTTTTTCCACCTTTTTCAAGGATAACGTCTTTCAGTTTAGCCATTGCTACTTCAGAAGAAATTTGTCTTACCTGCTCCTGATCTTTCAACATTTCAACAGCATATTTCTGGATCTCTTCATCTCCTAAGTGGTGAATTCCGTAGATCGCCAACTGGTTTCTTACCAACTGCTCAGCCTGAGCCAATACATCAGCGTAGTCTAACTGGATCTCGTTATCAGTCATTAATTTTCCTTCAATGATCTGGTATCTTAACTGGTTTTTCTCTGCATTAAGAACTTCTTTAGCATGCTCTTCAGACTGGATATTCTGGTTAGAGAATAATAACCATTTTACAAGGAATTCTTCAGGAAGTTTTACTTCTTCTTTTTCAGTAACCTGCTCCAATACTTTATTCACATAGTGAACGTCAGCATTCTGCTGGAAGTACTCATCCAATTCAGATTTTACTTTTTCTTTAAGCTCTTCTTCAGATTTGATAGTCCCTTCTCCGTATACTTTGTCGAATAATTCCTGGTTAAGCTCAGCTAAGTTCAGTGAATAGAAATCTTTTACTTTAACTTCTACTTCAGCGTGGTGTAAATGCTCCACTTCTTCTTTAGAGAATCCTAATTCTTTAGCTAATTCTTCATTCTCTGCAAGAGTTTCTTTAGATACTTTTACAGAACCGTCCATTTTCAACGCTTTTACCAATTTGAAAGCTTCTTTGTTTTCAGCAGTAATGGTAGCATTTTTTGGGTGGTGGTTATGTTCTCCTTCAGCATCTTCTTCTACAACCTGAGAAATTTCCAAAGCTATGTAAGAATCTTTAGTGATTTTATCCTGAGGAACCTGCTCTGCAAAACGCTTCTGCATGTTCTCAATACTTTTTGTAATTTCTTTGTCGGAAGCCTCTACTTTATAGTGAGGTGCTTCATATTTAGAAAGATCTATAGTGAATTCAGGCTCATATCCTACTTCGAAAGCCACTTCAATTTGAGCAGCGTTATAATCCAATTCGTTTACTGGCTGAGGAACAGGCTGGCCAACTAGTCTTAATTTGTTTTCATTAACATAGTTGTTCAATGCGTCAGAAACCTGCTTGTTGATTTCTTCGAATGCAATACCTGCTTCATATTGTTTTTTAACCATACTCAAAGGCACTTTCCCTTTTCTGAAACCAGGAACTTGCGCATTTTTAGCATAATTAATCAACTGCTTATCTACTTTTTCTTTGTAGTCAGATTTTTCCAATGTCACTGTAAGCAATGCACTTACATCATCATGGTTTTTTGCGGTAACCTTCATTATTGATTAAAATTTTAGGTTGCAAAAATATGAAATTTTTATGAAAATCACTCAACTAAAACCAACTTAAAAAGCCAAATATTGTTAAAAGAGATTCAACTTCATTATCGTTCGGTCAGAAAAAGATTTAATTGTTTAAAAAGTATTATATGACTTTAATCCTCCCTCATCAAATAAAAAACCACCGGATACATTCCAGTGGTTTTTGGTAACAAAATCAAATAATGGGATTAATGGGCATCAACAGTAATGTCTACATCACTTTCCCCACCAGTAGTCTGCCCCAATTGATTTGTTGCTGAGGGATAGTTCTGGTTAACAGATGTAGGGCCATGAATAAGTTTGATATTCATTTTACCTGTCGCCTGAGTAGAATTAACTGTCCATTCAGTTTTTAAACCTAACTTCTGACCGTCTGTTCTCACTATATCGTTTGCAGCTCTCAGTACAACGATATCTGCATTGGCAGGAGCATATGTAATAAAATGATGATCTTTTTCTTCCACAATTTCCTCTGATGAATGATAGTGGTCGTCATGTTTAATCTGGAAATCCAATTCTGCCAGATAAGTATCTCCTGCGTGCAGATGCAAGTGACCATCCGCAACACCTGAAATAACATTTAAAGTCTGTATATCCGTTGCATCAGCCTTATTTGTAAGTTTAAGAACCACTTTCCCTATTTCGTCGTGCTCGTGAACATCTTCAGGAATTGCGTCGTCATCATTTCGACAAGAGAAAACTAAAAGAGCTGCAAAAAGGACTAATGTTATATTGATGAATTTTTTCATTTTAATGTAAATTTTAAGTTGTAATAATTAGAAATTGTATTTAAGAGTAACGACGAAATTCCTTCCGGGTTCGTACATATAATACCTGAGTCTGTTCAGATATTCCCGGTACTCTACGTTAAAAATGTTGTTGATTCTGAAATTTAAATTCAGATTTTTAAATAAATCTGCTCCAACCGAAGCATTGAATAATGTAAACGCAGCAGGAGTAGAACTAAAATCCACGATTTCATTTCTTTCCACACCGTCTTTAATAAATGTTACCGGTAAATTCCTTATAGGAAAATGATTCTGTTTAAATGTATTTTCGTTTTCCAAAGTGACATAGAAATTCTTAGGTTTATTCAGATTAAGCTCAATAGAATTTCTCAGCTTTGCAGGCATCATCAGAATTAATGGCTCATTATTCGAAAGATCATCACCTCTCAAAATACTGAATCCGGATCTCCATTTTAAATTATCCAGGATCGATAATTCCGCATCGGCATCCAAACCGTAGATTCTTGCTTTAATCTGCTGGTAAGACCAAACAGGAAAAACCCCTCTGTTTGTATTTAAGACACTTGTCGGAATCTGATTGACAAAATTATCAGAAATCATAAAATAGGGATTGGCTTCAATATGAAGACCTTTCAGAACATTAAAGTGACCGGCCAATGAAAGATTAATATTATAAACCGTTTCTTTTTTGATGCTCAAATTACCCTCTTCCATCACAGCCGCCGAATGATGCAGCCCATCCGAAAAAAGCTCTGCCGCATTCGGACTTCTGTCTGCCCTTGACAAATTCAGTTTAAATTCAAGACTCTGTATTGGTTTGTAATCCAGCCCGATATTAGCAGAAAAATTATGATAGTCCAAAATCGGCCTTGTTAATGTTCTGCTTCCGGATTCACTCACAAAAAATTGTGGAAAAATGTCAGCATAGTTATCATTCCACTTATCAGAATCATAATATTTATAAGCATCATATCTGCTGAAATCATATCGCACTGCAGCTTCTGCATTGAATTTTGAATTGAAACGATATTTAAAAACAGAAAAAGCCCCGCCGTCATATCTGTAATAATCAGGAATCAAACGTCTGGCCTTGGTTGCCGGATCAGGAAAATTATCCTGAAAAGCCGCAGAAATTCCGCTTTCCAGACTCCAATTTGTTCGTTCAATTAAATGGACTAAGCTTGCCGAATGAGTAATTAACCGCAAATCCATTGAAGGCAGCTCGCTAAGCTCTCCTTTTCTGATGTCAAACTCTTTTCGTCGGTTTAGCTGAAAGCTGTACTGAAAAGTCAGTTTCCCAAAATCAGCAAATCTTCTGTACGCCGAAAGTTTTGCAATATGATGCTCTACTTCCTGCTTAGGGTTGTCTATATCATAGGAAAACTGATCCAGATAAAAAGGCTGTCCAAAATTAACCGCATTGTAAAAATCCTCAGGACTCGACAGATGCGCTCCTTTATAAATTCCAAATTCCTGATTGATTCCGCTATATGAAATATCAAAACCCTGGAGAAAACTATGCTTCCCAAATACGAAATTAAAAGAATTAAATTCCATTCCGGTATTCTGCAACGTATGATTCGGAACATATTGGTCTCCTGTTTTTCTGTAACTTCCACCGGTTTTCACAAACCATTGGTTTTCCCATGTTTTAGCAACGTTAGCTGAAATTTCACCTCCCTTTCCACTGGAAATCCCAGAAAGTTTGAGATTTCCCATAATGGTGTCTTTCTTTGGTAAAACTGCGGGTTCCAAAACCACAACTCCGCCAACTCCTTCGTTCCCATACTTCAAAGCGGATGCACCTTTAATAACATCAATATGTTCAAAATCATTCACATCAATGTTTGGGGCATGCTCTACTCCCCATTCCTGCTCTGCCATTTTCACCCCATTGTTTACAATAGAAATCCGGCTTCCGTACAAACCCCGGATTACCGGTTTTGTAATATTATTACCGGTTTTCAATGCAGTGACACCTGAAAGCTTAGATAATAAATTCCCTAAATTCTCAGTGGAATTCCTCTCGATTTCAGTTTTATCAAGCGTTCTCATAATCACGGAGCCTTTTGTTTTATGGCTTCCATGGATGGTCACCGTTTCAATATCCTTACTGTGATGCTCCAGGGTAATGGTTAAATGTACATCCTGACCGACTCCTATATTTTCAGTATAATCATCACAATCAGGGTGTTTAGCAATGAGTGTATAGTTTCCCGCAGGAATTTTGCTGAATATAAACTTCCCCTTACTGTCTGTTTTAGCTGTAAATCCGCCGATATTCACCACTGCATTTTCCAGCAATGTTTTATCGTGAAAATCCTGAACGGTTCCTGCTACAGTATAGGTTTTTTGTGCATTGAACAATGTAAGTCCGCAAAGGACCAACATCAGACTATATATCAATTTCATTGTCAAATAGATTGATTGCGTACCTTTTTCAGGTACATTTTTCGTAAAAATTTTGTTGAAGGGGGATGCTAATTGTACAATGTAAAATGTATTAATGACTGATGACTCAGATGCCTGAATAAGATCTTGAGATTTAAGAAAGATGCTGAGCTCTAAGTTTAAGAATCGCAAATAAGCAGATCCCAACTCACCAACTCTAAAGCCCTCTGAATTCTCAGACCCCGAAACCAGAATCCTGTATCAGACAACATTACCCCAATATTGAACTTTAAACCCAATTAAAGCCAATAAAAATCTATGATTTATGAAACTGCGGGAGGCCCCCGAAGCTGAAAAGTGAATTTGGTCTGTGACCATATCTTTTCCTGAATCGCAATACTTTGCTTTACTTCGTGCGCAAAATGTTCAAAAGTAAAACTGAACTCCTCAGGAATCAATGTATTTCCGGTTGCTAAGAAATGACATGCCAGACAGTCGCCCGGTTTGTCTTTAGCAAAAGCTTTAGTAACGGTATTTTCGGTCTTCTTAAGATTGAAACTCTTAAAATAATCCATCGTATCATGATGGTGAAAACTCTGGGAAAACAGCGCAATGAAGTAAATCCCAAACAATAGCTTTGAGATAAAATTCTTCAGATTTCTGCTTTCCTTAAAAATCATAAGGGTAAAATTATAAAAATAATTTAAGTTTTATGAAAAAAACTATACAATACGTCGCTGAATGATTTTTTTTGTTACAGGAGAGGAGGATTGGAGACGAGAATCAAGAATCAAGAATCAAGATGCCAGATTTCAGACATCAGATTTTCAGATATTAGCTGTGAAATAGGAAACCAGAAACTTTTAACTGTCAACCAGCAACTCATAACTCATAACTCATAACTCATAACTCTCAAACGCTTCCACTCTCAAACCCAATCACTCCTATTAATCAAGCTGAGTTCCCAAATGCTCCCATTCCTGCAAGGCAAGATCCAGATCTTCTTTCGCTTTGTTATATTTTTCCAACGTTTCTTCAGAAGGGTTTTCTTTTGCAAATGAGGCTTCCATTGTTTCAACTTCTGCCTCAAGCTCAGAAATCCTCTCTTCTACCTTCTTTAACTTATTTTGAATGTTTTTCTGCTCTTTGCTGACAATCGTTGAGGATTTTTCTTCAACTTTCACTTCTTTCGGTGCCGGTTTTGCCTCAACTTTCACATCATCTTTATGAAGTTTTGCTTTTTCGGCAGAAATTTCTCTTAAAGTTTCCTTTTGTCTGTATTCAAGATATTCTCCCACACTTCCGAGGAATTCTTTCATCCTTCCGTCACGGAATTCATAGATCTTATCACAAAGTCCGTCCAGGAATTCCCTGTCGTGAGAAATCACAATTAATGTTCCTTCAAAATTCTGCAAAGCCAGCTTGATAATTTCCTTAGACTGAATATCAAGGTGGTTGGTAGGCTCATCCATAATCAGGGTATTGAAAGGACGAAGCAGCAGTTTACACAGTGCCAGACGGTTTCTTTCTCCCCCGGAAAGCACTTTGGTTTTCTTGGTTACAGCATCTCCCTGGAAAAGGAATGATCCTAAAAGATCTCTTACCCTCGGTCTGGTTTCTTCCGTAGCCGCATCTTCAGCTTCCTCCAGAACCGTTTTGTTTGGAGTCAGTACCTCTTCCTGGTTCTGTGCAAAGTATCCGATGTTTACGTTGTGCCCAAGGTTCCAGGTTCCGGAATAATCTTTAATGTCACCGGCAAGAATTTTCGCCAGCGTGGTTTTTCCCTGTCCGTTCTGCCCCAGTAGCGCAATACGGTCTCCTCTCTGAACAATAAAATCTACCTTATCAAAGATCTGTTTATTTCCGTATGCTTTTCCTAAATGTTCCGCTTCAAAAATTACTTTTCCGGGCACCATAGACTGTACGAAACGGATATTGAATTTTGAAACGTCTTCATTATCCACTTCAATACGCTCTATCTTATCCAGCTTTTTAATAAGCGACTGTGCGAACGATGCTTTTGTAGCACTGGCACGGAACTTATTAATATTGTCTTCCATCTGCTTGATCTCTGAGTCCTGATTCTTTTTCGCCTGGATCAGTTTCTCACGGCGCTCCTCACGCATGATAAGATATTTGGAATAGTTGGCTTTATAGTCGTCTACTTTTTTATTATTGATATCGAAGGTCCTGTTACAAACCGCCGTCATAAACTGTTTGTCGTGGCTTACCAGAACAATGGCCCCGGGATAATCTTTCAGGAAGTTTTCCAGCCAGATGATGGATTCCATATCCAGGTGGTTGGTAGGCTCATCGAGAAGCATGATGTCATTCTTTTGAAGCAGCAGTTTGGCCAGCTCGATTCTCATTCTCCAACCTCCGGAAAATTCATCGGTAATTTTATGAAAATCATCTGCTTTAAAACCTAATCCAAATAAGATTTTCTCCATATCGCCCTCAAGATTATAGGCGTCATGGTTCATCAGAAGATCATTCAGCTCCGTCATCTTATTGATAAGATCCGTATACGCATCACTTTCATAATCGGTTCTTGTCGCCAGCTGATGGTTAACATCTTCCAGCTGTGTTTTCCATGCATTAATCTGCTCAAAGGCCTGCATGGTTTCATTCCACACCGTTCTTCCTTTCACAAAATCCAGGTCCTGCTTCAGAAAACCAATGGTGATATTTCCTTCAGGGACAATATTCCCTTCATAGAAATTAATTTCGCCGGAAAGCATCTTCAGTAAAGTAGATTTTCCTGCTCCGTTTTTCCCCACGAGTCCTACCTTATCATCCTTTTTAATGGTGAAATTTGTATTTTGAAACAGATAGTTTCCTGAATGATGTAATCCTAAACCTTGAACCGAAAGCATTTTTTAAATAAAAATTAATGATGAATAATGAATTTCCGGGTGCAAAAGTACGGAAAAAGAAATGAATAGTGATATGTGAAAAGGCAAAAGGGTGAAATGGCTAAATAGCGAAACGGCAAAGGAGGCAAAGAAAGCTGAGAAGGAGGAAGGGCAAATTTGCAAATTAGCCTTTTCGCTGTTTTGCCTTTTCACCTTTTCGCCATTAATAAAAGAAGGGGCGCCATACAGACACCCCCTCCTAACCTAAATTTAAAACTGAAAAGTACTAACATTATATATTAATTCTGTTCGGCCGCAAAGGATCTTATTTCAATTGTACGGCTCCAGATATCATTATTAGGAACGTTGGTCCCATATAGGAAATCTGCGACGAAGCTGTCTTCTGGAAGGTGCAGTTCGGTGAGAAACCTGGTATGGATTCCACGGTCTACAGAGGTGCTGCTGGGAACATTCAGGCCGTTGTTGATCATTTCAGCTTCGATTTCATCGGCTGTTTTCTTCAATGTTTCATCATGATACAGTCCGAAATTGGCGGAAATATGGGTATATGGAGCAAATTCGGCATAATCATAAAAAGGTTTCATTTCAGGTGAGAAACTATTAACATAAGCAGTGAGTTTCGTGTAAAAATCAGACAGGAAAGTATCATCTGTAATTTCAAGCCCTGAATGGGTAAGATCTGTATTGAAAATACCTGGAACTGCATTATTGGTTTCATCAAGCATTAATCTTCCGTAGACCAGCGGAAGCGTATTGAATATGATTTCCCTTGAAACATAAGCCTGGGACAGAACAACGCCTTTCTCAATCTGAAAACTTTCAAGCAGCGCATCCCAGATTTTATTGCCTTCAGCATCGGTTTTGGCATTTCTGACATCAGAAACATAGTCCTGCAGATCTTTCTCATTAATAAAATCGGTTGAAATATATACCGAATGGGGCGCTTCCAGATAACCTCCGCCTACATCCGCATGCGCACCGGGAACAAAAACTTCTTTCCATACCGAACTTCCTGTTTCCGTTTTGGTATCCTGCATATTTTTTGAATTTTCAAAAAACCCGGTCAGTGGAAAAAAGAACCGGCACTCGTTTACGGCACATATATGAAGCGCATTTTCCACCTCCTGTGGCAGGTTCATATCATAAGTATTGAATGGCTTGGACTCCACAGTAT containing:
- a CDS encoding trigger factor, whose amino-acid sequence is MKVTAKNHDDVSALLTVTLEKSDYKEKVDKQLINYAKNAQVPGFRKGKVPLSMVKKQYEAGIAFEEINKQVSDALNNYVNENKLRLVGQPVPQPVNELDYNAAQIEVAFEVGYEPEFTIDLSKYEAPHYKVEASDKEITKSIENMQKRFAEQVPQDKITKDSYIALEISQVVEEDAEGEHNHHPKNATITAENKEAFKLVKALKMDGSVKVSKETLAENEELAKELGFSKEEVEHLHHAEVEVKVKDFYSLNLAELNQELFDKVYGEGTIKSEEELKEKVKSELDEYFQQNADVHYVNKVLEQVTEKEEVKLPEEFLVKWLLFSNQNIQSEEHAKEVLNAEKNQLRYQIIEGKLMTDNEIQLDYADVLAQAEQLVRNQLAIYGIHHLGDEEIQKYAVEMLKDQEQVRQISSEVAMAKLKDVILEKGGKKETKISHDEFLEELKK
- a CDS encoding TonB-dependent receptor; this translates as MKLIYSLMLVLCGLTLFNAQKTYTVAGTVQDFHDKTLLENAVVNIGGFTAKTDSKGKFIFSKIPAGNYTLIAKHPDCDDYTENIGVGQDVHLTITLEHHSKDIETVTIHGSHKTKGSVIMRTLDKTEIERNSTENLGNLLSKLSGVTALKTGNNITKPVIRGLYGSRISIVNNGVKMAEQEWGVEHAPNIDVNDFEHIDVIKGASALKYGNEGVGGVVVLEPAVLPKKDTIMGNLKLSGISSGKGGEISANVAKTWENQWFVKTGGSYRKTGDQYVPNHTLQNTGMEFNSFNFVFGKHSFLQGFDISYSGINQEFGIYKGAHLSSPEDFYNAVNFGQPFYLDQFSYDIDNPKQEVEHHIAKLSAYRRFADFGKLTFQYSFQLNRRKEFDIRKGELSELPSMDLRLITHSASLVHLIERTNWSLESGISAAFQDNFPDPATKARRLIPDYYRYDGGAFSVFKYRFNSKFNAEAAVRYDFSRYDAYKYYDSDKWNDNYADIFPQFFVSESGSRTLTRPILDYHNFSANIGLDYKPIQSLEFKLNLSRADRSPNAAELFSDGLHHSAAVMEEGNLSIKKETVYNINLSLAGHFNVLKGLHIEANPYFMISDNFVNQIPTSVLNTNRGVFPVWSYQQIKARIYGLDADAELSILDNLKWRSGFSILRGDDLSNNEPLILMMPAKLRNSIELNLNKPKNFYVTLENENTFKQNHFPIRNLPVTFIKDGVERNEIVDFSSTPAAFTLFNASVGADLFKNLNLNFRINNIFNVEYREYLNRLRYYMYEPGRNFVVTLKYNF
- a CDS encoding ATP-binding cassette domain-containing protein, yielding MLSVQGLGLHHSGNYLFQNTNFTIKKDDKVGLVGKNGAGKSTLLKMLSGEINFYEGNIVPEGNITIGFLKQDLDFVKGRTVWNETMQAFEQINAWKTQLEDVNHQLATRTDYESDAYTDLINKMTELNDLLMNHDAYNLEGDMEKILFGLGFKADDFHKITDEFSGGWRMRIELAKLLLQKNDIMLLDEPTNHLDMESIIWLENFLKDYPGAIVLVSHDKQFMTAVCNRTFDINNKKVDDYKANYSKYLIMREERREKLIQAKKNQDSEIKQMEDNINKFRASATKASFAQSLIKKLDKIERIEVDNEDVSKFNIRFVQSMVPGKVIFEAEHLGKAYGNKQIFDKVDFIVQRGDRIALLGQNGQGKTTLAKILAGDIKDYSGTWNLGHNVNIGYFAQNQEEVLTPNKTVLEEAEDAATEETRPRVRDLLGSFLFQGDAVTKKTKVLSGGERNRLALCKLLLRPFNTLIMDEPTNHLDIQSKEIIKLALQNFEGTLIVISHDREFLDGLCDKIYEFRDGRMKEFLGSVGEYLEYRQKETLREISAEKAKLHKDDVKVEAKPAPKEVKVEEKSSTIVSKEQKNIQNKLKKVEERISELEAEVETMEASFAKENPSEETLEKYNKAKEDLDLALQEWEHLGTQLD